Proteins encoded together in one Pseudomonas sp. Seg1 window:
- the bamA gene encoding outer membrane protein assembly factor BamA yields the protein MKRLLLTAVLTVLMIAEVHAESFTISDIRVNGLQRVSAGSVFGALPLNVGEQADDRRLVESTRALFKTGFFQDIQLGREGNVLVITVVERPSVASIEIEGNKAISTEDLMKGLKQSGLAEGEIFQRATLEGVRNELQRQYVAQGRYSATVDTEVVSQPRNRVGLKVKINEGTVAAIQHINVVGNTVFPEEDLTDLFELKTTNWLSFFKNDDKYAREKLSGDLERLRSYYLDRGYINMDIASTQVSITPDKKHVYITVNVTEGEKYTVRDVKLSGDLKVPEDQVKSLLLVQKGQVFSRKLMTTTSELITRRLGNEGYTFANVNGVPQPHDDDHTVDILFAVDPGKRAYVNRINFRGNTKSEDEVLRREMRQMEGGWASTYLIDQSKTRLERLGFFKEVNVETPAVPGVDDQVDVNYSVEEQASGSITASVGFAQSAGLILGGSITQNNFLGTGNRVSVGLTRSEYQSRYNFGYVDPYWTADGVSLGYNAFYRTTDYKDLDVDVASYAVDSLGAGVNVGYPISETSRLTFGLSAQQDKIKTGKYTVDEIFDFVNKEGDNYLNFKASAGWSESTLNKGVLPTRGRSQSLTLETTIPGSDLSFYKLDYRGQLFQPISENYTLRLHTELGYGDGYGSTDGLPFYENYYAGGFNSVRGFKDSTLGPRSTPSRGTNPGTSIDPDQDPLPFGGNVLIQGGVEVLFPLPFVKDQRSLRTSVFWDVGNVFDSQCKDTTNANGSSSNTKCNDISLSNMASSVGVGVTWVTALGPLSFALAMPIKKPDEAETQVFQFSLGQTF from the coding sequence ATGAAACGTCTGCTGCTAACTGCGGTTCTCACCGTATTGATGATCGCCGAAGTTCACGCCGAGTCCTTCACTATCTCTGATATTCGCGTCAATGGCCTCCAGCGGGTCTCCGCGGGTAGTGTCTTTGGTGCCTTGCCGTTGAACGTCGGCGAGCAGGCGGATGATCGTCGCCTGGTGGAATCCACTCGTGCGTTGTTCAAAACCGGTTTCTTTCAAGATATCCAGCTGGGCCGCGAAGGCAACGTTCTGGTAATCACGGTTGTCGAGCGTCCATCCGTCGCCAGTATCGAGATCGAGGGTAACAAGGCGATCTCCACTGAAGACTTGATGAAAGGCCTCAAGCAATCCGGTCTGGCCGAAGGCGAGATCTTCCAGCGCGCTACCCTTGAAGGTGTGCGTAACGAACTGCAACGTCAGTACGTTGCACAGGGCCGCTACTCGGCGACCGTTGATACCGAAGTGGTATCGCAGCCGCGTAACCGCGTCGGTCTGAAAGTGAAGATCAACGAAGGCACCGTTGCTGCCATTCAGCACATCAACGTGGTGGGTAACACGGTTTTCCCCGAGGAAGACCTGACCGATCTGTTCGAGCTGAAAACCACCAACTGGCTGTCGTTCTTCAAGAACGATGACAAATATGCCCGTGAAAAACTCTCCGGTGACCTGGAACGTCTGCGTTCCTACTATCTGGACCGCGGCTATATCAACATGGATATCGCTTCGACCCAGGTGTCCATCACCCCGGACAAGAAGCACGTCTACATCACCGTCAACGTGACCGAGGGCGAGAAGTACACCGTCCGCGACGTCAAGCTCAGCGGTGATCTGAAAGTCCCTGAAGATCAGGTCAAGTCCTTGTTGCTGGTGCAGAAAGGCCAGGTGTTCTCGCGCAAGCTGATGACCACCACCTCCGAACTGATCACCCGCCGTCTGGGTAACGAGGGTTACACCTTCGCCAACGTCAACGGCGTGCCTCAGCCGCACGATGATGACCACACCGTGGACATCCTGTTTGCTGTCGATCCGGGCAAGCGTGCCTACGTCAACCGCATCAACTTCCGTGGCAACACCAAGTCCGAAGACGAAGTGCTGCGTCGTGAAATGCGTCAGATGGAAGGTGGCTGGGCTTCGACCTACCTGATCGATCAGTCCAAGACCCGTCTTGAGCGTCTGGGCTTCTTTAAAGAAGTCAACGTCGAGACTCCGGCTGTTCCGGGTGTCGATGACCAGGTTGATGTGAACTACAGCGTTGAAGAGCAGGCTTCCGGTTCGATCACTGCCAGCGTCGGTTTCGCCCAGAGCGCCGGTCTGATCCTCGGTGGTTCGATTACCCAGAACAACTTCCTCGGTACCGGTAACCGCGTCAGCGTCGGTCTGACCCGAAGCGAATACCAGAGCCGCTACAACTTTGGCTATGTTGACCCGTACTGGACCGCCGATGGCGTGAGCCTGGGTTACAACGCGTTCTATCGCACCACCGACTACAAAGACCTCGACGTCGACGTAGCCAGCTATGCGGTAGACAGCCTGGGTGCCGGCGTGAACGTGGGCTACCCGATCAGCGAGACTTCGCGTCTGACCTTCGGTCTGTCCGCGCAGCAAGACAAGATCAAGACCGGTAAATACACCGTTGACGAGATTTTTGACTTCGTTAACAAGGAAGGCGACAACTACCTGAACTTCAAGGCGTCGGCCGGCTGGTCCGAGTCGACCCTGAACAAAGGCGTACTGCCAACCCGTGGTCGTTCCCAGAGCCTGACCCTGGAAACCACCATTCCGGGCAGCGACCTGTCGTTCTACAAGCTTGATTACCGTGGTCAGCTGTTCCAGCCGATCAGCGAAAACTACACCCTGCGTCTGCATACCGAGCTGGGTTATGGCGACGGTTATGGTTCGACTGACGGCTTGCCGTTCTATGAAAACTACTATGCTGGTGGTTTCAACTCGGTACGTGGCTTCAAGGACAGTACGCTGGGTCCACGCAGTACCCCGAGCCGTGGCACCAACCCGGGTACTTCGATAGACCCGGACCAGGACCCACTGCCGTTCGGTGGCAACGTCCTGATTCAGGGCGGCGTGGAAGTTCTGTTCCCGCTGCCGTTCGTCAAGGATCAACGCTCCCTGCGTACGTCGGTATTCTGGGATGTGGGTAACGTATTCGATTCGCAGTGCAAGGACACCACCAACGCCAATGGCTCGTCGTCGAACACCAAGTGCAACGACATCAGCCTGAGCAACATGGCCAGTTCCGTCGGTGTTGGTGTGACATGGGTCACCGCACTGGGTCCTCTGAGCTTCGCGTTGGCCATGCCGATCAAGAAACCGGATGAAGCTGAAACTCAAGTGTTCCAATTCTCCCTCGGCCAGACGTTCTAA
- the ispC gene encoding 1-deoxy-D-xylulose-5-phosphate reductoisomerase, whose protein sequence is MSRPQQITVLGATGSIGLSTLDVIARHPERYQVFALSGFTRLAELLALCVRHVPQYAVVPEVAAARGLQDDLRAAGLPTRVLVGEEGLCQVASAPEVDAVMAAIVGAAGLRPTLAAVEAGKKILLANKEALVMSGALFMQAVRKSGSVLLPIDSEHNAIFQCMPQDFARGLSNVGVRRILLTASGGPFRQTPMSELAHVSPDQACAHPNWSMGRKISVDSASMMNKGLELIEACWLFDAKPSQVEVVIHPQSVIHSLVDYVDGSVLAQLGNPDMRTPIANALAWPERIDSGVAPLDLFAIARLDFEAPDEERFPCLRLARQAAEAGDSAPAMLNAANEVAVAAFLDGRVRYLEIASIIEEVLSLEPVVALGDLDAVFTADARARVLAEQWLKRHDR, encoded by the coding sequence GTGAGCCGCCCGCAGCAGATTACCGTTCTGGGGGCTACCGGCTCGATCGGCCTGAGCACTCTGGATGTGATTGCTCGCCACCCTGAGCGTTACCAGGTTTTCGCCTTGAGTGGGTTCACTCGTCTGGCTGAGCTGCTGGCCTTGTGCGTACGTCATGTGCCGCAGTATGCCGTGGTGCCGGAAGTCGCCGCCGCTCGCGGTTTGCAGGACGATTTGCGCGCAGCCGGTTTGCCAACCCGTGTGCTGGTGGGGGAGGAGGGCCTGTGTCAGGTCGCCTCTGCGCCGGAAGTCGATGCGGTCATGGCTGCGATCGTCGGTGCGGCAGGCTTGCGCCCGACACTGGCAGCCGTCGAGGCGGGCAAGAAGATCCTGTTGGCCAATAAAGAGGCGTTGGTGATGTCCGGCGCCTTGTTCATGCAGGCGGTACGCAAGAGCGGTTCGGTGCTGCTGCCGATCGACAGTGAGCACAACGCGATTTTCCAGTGCATGCCACAGGATTTCGCCCGTGGATTAAGCAACGTCGGCGTGCGTCGGATTTTACTCACAGCCTCTGGCGGCCCGTTCCGACAGACGCCCATGAGTGAGTTGGCGCATGTTTCACCTGACCAGGCCTGTGCGCACCCGAACTGGTCCATGGGGCGCAAGATTTCCGTGGATTCGGCAAGCATGATGAATAAAGGTCTCGAGCTGATCGAGGCCTGCTGGTTGTTTGATGCCAAGCCGTCCCAAGTCGAGGTGGTGATCCATCCGCAGAGCGTGATTCACTCGCTGGTCGATTATGTCGATGGTTCGGTGTTGGCGCAGTTGGGCAATCCCGACATGCGTACGCCAATTGCCAATGCACTGGCCTGGCCGGAGCGAATTGATTCCGGCGTGGCGCCGCTGGACCTGTTTGCGATCGCGCGTCTGGACTTCGAAGCGCCGGACGAAGAGCGCTTCCCCTGCCTGCGTCTGGCGCGGCAGGCTGCCGAGGCGGGCGACAGCGCGCCGGCGATGCTCAATGCCGCCAATGAAGTGGCGGTCGCAGCGTTTCTCGACGGACGGGTTCGTTATCTGGAAATCGCGAGTATCATCGAGGAGGTCTTGAGTCTTGAGCCGGTTGTGGCACTCGGCGATCTCGATGCGGTCTTCACGGCAGACGCCAGGGCGCGAGTCCTGGCGGAACAATGGTTGAAGCGTCACGACCGATAG
- the lpxB gene encoding lipid-A-disaccharide synthase — translation MANLRIALVAGEASGDILGAGLMRALKAQHPAVEFIGVGGPLMQAEGLTSYFPMERLSVMGLVEVLGRLRELLKRRKDLIATLIAEKPDVFIGIDAPDFNLNIELKLRQAGIKTVHYVSPSVWAWRQKRVLKIREGCDLMLTLLPFEARFYEDKGVPVRFVGHTLADTIPLEADRAAARAELGLPDGPLVALMPGSRGGEVSRLGALFLDTAERLRAMRPGLRFVMPCANAERRAQIEALLVGRDLPVTLLDGKSHLALAACNAVLIASGTATLEALLYKRPMVVAYRLAPLTFWILKRMVKSPYVSLPNLLAQRLLVPELLQDDATVEALAQTLSPLIEGGEEQTRGFDEIHRTLRRDASNQAADAVLNLIGQTR, via the coding sequence ATGGCCAATTTGCGTATTGCGCTGGTGGCGGGTGAGGCTTCCGGTGACATTCTGGGCGCCGGTCTTATGCGCGCCCTCAAGGCACAGCATCCGGCGGTCGAATTCATCGGTGTCGGCGGTCCGTTGATGCAGGCTGAAGGCCTGACGTCTTACTTTCCCATGGAGCGCTTGTCGGTCATGGGTTTGGTGGAAGTGCTTGGCCGGCTGCGTGAGTTGCTCAAGCGCCGCAAGGATCTGATCGCCACGTTGATCGCCGAGAAACCGGACGTGTTCATCGGTATCGATGCGCCGGATTTCAACCTCAATATCGAACTCAAACTGCGTCAGGCCGGGATCAAGACCGTGCACTACGTCAGCCCGTCGGTGTGGGCGTGGCGGCAGAAGCGTGTGCTGAAGATCCGTGAAGGCTGCGATCTGATGCTCACCCTGCTGCCGTTCGAAGCCAGATTCTATGAAGATAAGGGCGTACCGGTGCGGTTCGTCGGTCATACGCTGGCCGATACCATTCCTCTGGAAGCTGATCGAGCCGCAGCGCGTGCCGAGTTGGGCTTGCCCGATGGCCCGCTGGTTGCTTTGATGCCCGGCAGTCGCGGCGGAGAAGTCAGTCGGCTGGGCGCACTTTTCCTCGATACTGCCGAACGTCTGCGTGCCATGCGCCCGGGTTTGCGTTTCGTCATGCCGTGCGCCAACGCAGAACGGCGTGCGCAGATCGAGGCGCTGTTGGTCGGCCGCGATCTGCCGGTGACGTTGCTCGACGGCAAGTCCCATCTGGCCTTGGCAGCGTGCAACGCAGTATTGATCGCTTCCGGCACGGCGACCCTTGAAGCGTTGCTGTACAAGCGGCCGATGGTGGTCGCTTATCGCCTGGCGCCCCTGACGTTCTGGATTCTCAAACGCATGGTCAAGAGTCCTTATGTGTCCTTGCCTAACCTGCTGGCCCAACGCTTGCTGGTGCCGGAATTGTTGCAGGATGATGCGACAGTTGAGGCACTCGCACAGACCTTGTCGCCATTGATCGAGGGTGGCGAGGAACAGACGCGCGGCTTTGACGAGATTCATCGCACCCTGCGCCGGGACGCATCCAATCAGGCGGCGGACGCCGTCCTCAACCTGATCGGTCAAACACGATGA
- the rnhB gene encoding ribonuclease HII, with protein MQMGLDFTLVAEVEELVAGVDEVGRGPLCGAVVTAAVILDPNRPILGLNDSKKLTEAKREKLYDEIIEKSLSWCIARAEVEEIDELNILHATMLAMQRAVAGLHIQPKLAMIDGNRCPQLPMRAEAVVQGDGKVPAIAAASILAKVSRDREMAAFELIYPGYGIGGHKGYPTPVHLEALVRLGPTPIHRRSFAPVRQAYEALEGLTQV; from the coding sequence ATGCAAATGGGTCTGGATTTCACCTTGGTCGCCGAAGTTGAAGAATTGGTTGCCGGTGTCGATGAAGTCGGTCGTGGCCCGTTGTGCGGTGCAGTGGTGACGGCGGCGGTGATCCTCGATCCGAACCGGCCGATCCTCGGTCTCAACGATTCGAAGAAACTCACCGAAGCCAAGCGCGAAAAGCTCTACGACGAGATCATCGAGAAATCTCTCAGTTGGTGCATCGCCCGCGCCGAAGTCGAAGAAATCGACGAGTTGAACATCCTCCACGCGACCATGCTGGCCATGCAGCGCGCAGTGGCGGGTCTGCACATTCAGCCGAAACTGGCGATGATCGACGGCAACCGCTGCCCGCAACTGCCGATGCGCGCTGAAGCTGTTGTGCAAGGCGACGGCAAGGTGCCGGCGATTGCCGCTGCGTCGATTCTGGCCAAAGTCAGCCGTGACCGCGAAATGGCCGCGTTTGAATTGATCTATCCGGGTTACGGCATTGGGGGCCATAAAGGCTACCCGACGCCCGTTCATCTGGAAGCGCTGGTGCGTCTTGGTCCGACGCCGATCCACCGGCGCTCGTTCGCCCCGGTGCGTCAGGCTTATGAGGCGCTGGAAGGTCTGACGCAGGTTTAG
- the fabZ gene encoding 3-hydroxyacyl-ACP dehydratase FabZ: MMDINEIREYLPHRYPFLLVDRVVELDTEGKRIRAYKNVSINEPFFNGHFPAHPIMPGVLIIEAMAQAAGILGFKMLDVKPADGTLYYFVGSDKLRFRQPVLPGDQLILEAKFISCKRQIWKFECQASVDGKPVCSAEIICAERKL, encoded by the coding sequence ATGATGGACATCAACGAGATTCGCGAATACCTGCCTCACCGTTACCCGTTCCTGCTGGTGGACCGGGTGGTGGAACTGGACACTGAAGGCAAGCGCATTCGCGCCTACAAGAATGTCAGCATCAATGAGCCGTTCTTCAATGGTCACTTCCCGGCGCATCCAATCATGCCGGGCGTGCTGATCATCGAGGCGATGGCTCAGGCTGCCGGGATCCTCGGTTTCAAAATGCTCGACGTCAAACCGGCCGACGGCACCCTGTATTACTTCGTCGGTTCCGACAAGCTGCGCTTCCGCCAGCCTGTGCTTCCGGGTGATCAGTTGATCCTCGAAGCCAAGTTCATCAGCTGCAAGCGCCAGATCTGGAAATTCGAATGCCAGGCTTCGGTCGACGGCAAGCCAGTCTGCTCCGCTGAAATCATCTGCGCGGAACGCAAGCTATGA
- a CDS encoding phosphatidate cytidylyltransferase, producing MLKQRIITALILLPIALCGFFLLEGSAFALFIGLVVSLGAWEWARLAGFTAQSFRVGFAAVVALMLFVMYVLPGLAPWVLGASVLWWAVATFLVLTYPRSSEHWSSAATKLVIGLLILLPAWQGLVQIKQYPLGNWLIMAVMVLVWGADIGAYFSGRAFGKRKLAPQVSPGKSWEGVYGGLALSLVITAIVGLVRDWTVAELLKGLIGAALIVFISVVGDLTESMFKRQSGIKDSSNLLPGHGGVLDRIDSLTAAIPVFAVLLWMAAP from the coding sequence ATGCTTAAACAACGAATCATCACTGCGCTGATCCTGCTGCCGATTGCCTTGTGCGGGTTTTTCCTGCTCGAAGGTTCCGCTTTTGCGCTGTTCATTGGTCTGGTCGTGAGTCTCGGCGCCTGGGAATGGGCGCGTCTGGCGGGCTTCACCGCACAATCGTTCCGCGTCGGCTTTGCCGCTGTCGTCGCATTGATGCTGTTCGTCATGTATGTGCTACCCGGTCTTGCGCCTTGGGTGCTCGGTGCTTCGGTGTTGTGGTGGGCCGTGGCAACGTTTCTCGTGTTGACATACCCGCGCTCCAGCGAGCATTGGTCCAGTGCGGCCACCAAACTGGTGATTGGCCTGTTGATTCTGCTGCCGGCCTGGCAAGGCCTGGTGCAGATCAAGCAGTACCCGTTGGGCAACTGGCTGATCATGGCGGTGATGGTGCTGGTCTGGGGTGCGGATATCGGCGCCTACTTCTCGGGTCGTGCATTCGGCAAGCGCAAGTTGGCGCCTCAGGTCAGCCCGGGCAAAAGCTGGGAAGGCGTTTATGGTGGCCTGGCGCTGAGCCTGGTGATTACCGCCATTGTCGGGCTGGTGCGCGACTGGACAGTGGCAGAGTTGCTTAAAGGCCTGATTGGCGCGGCACTGATCGTATTTATCTCGGTCGTCGGTGATCTCACCGAAAGCATGTTCAAGCGTCAGTCCGGCATCAAGGACAGCAGCAATTTGCTGCCGGGTCATGGCGGCGTGCTTGATCGCATCGACAGTCTGACGGCGGCTATTCCAGTCTTCGCTGTATTGCTGTGGATGGCTGCACCGTGA
- the lpxA gene encoding acyl-ACP--UDP-N-acetylglucosamine O-acyltransferase, which produces MSLIDPRAIIDPSAVLADGVEVGPWSIIGAGVEIGEGTVIGPHVILKGPTRIGKHNRIYQFSSVGEDTPDLKYKGEETRLVIGDHNVIREGVTIHRGTVQDRSETTLGDHNLIMAYAHIGHDSVIGNHCILVNNTALAGHVHVEDWAILSGFTLVHQYCHIGAHSFSGMGTAIGKDVPAYVTVFGNPAEARSMNFEGMRRRGFSEDAIHALRRAYKTVYRQGLTVEQALAELVEPAAQFPEVAVFRDSIQSSTRGITR; this is translated from the coding sequence ATGAGTTTGATTGACCCTCGCGCAATCATCGATCCGTCGGCCGTACTGGCAGACGGCGTCGAGGTCGGCCCGTGGTCGATCATCGGCGCAGGTGTGGAAATCGGCGAGGGTACCGTGATCGGGCCGCATGTGATCCTCAAAGGCCCGACCCGCATCGGCAAGCACAATCGCATCTACCAGTTTTCCTCGGTAGGTGAGGACACGCCGGATCTGAAATACAAGGGTGAAGAAACCCGTCTGGTGATCGGTGACCACAACGTCATCCGCGAAGGTGTGACGATTCACCGTGGTACCGTGCAGGACCGCTCGGAAACCACGCTGGGCGATCACAACCTGATCATGGCCTATGCCCACATCGGTCATGACAGCGTCATCGGCAATCACTGCATTCTGGTCAACAACACCGCATTGGCCGGCCATGTGCACGTTGAAGACTGGGCGATCCTTTCCGGATTCACCCTGGTTCACCAGTATTGCCACATCGGTGCTCACAGCTTTTCCGGCATGGGTACCGCCATCGGCAAGGACGTTCCGGCGTACGTCACCGTATTTGGCAACCCTGCCGAAGCGCGCAGCATGAACTTCGAAGGCATGCGCCGTCGCGGTTTCAGCGAAGACGCTATCCATGCGTTGCGCCGCGCATACAAAACCGTTTATCGCCAAGGACTGACGGTCGAGCAGGCTCTGGCGGAGCTGGTTGAGCCTGCGGCCCAATTCCCGGAAGTTGCGGTGTTCCGCGACTCCATCCAGTCGTCGACTCGCGGCATCACTCGCTGA
- the rseP gene encoding sigma E protease regulator RseP: MSALYMIAGTLIALGVLVTFHEFGHFWVARRCGVKVLRFSVGFGMPLLRWHDKQGTEFVVAAIPLGGYVKMLDEREGEVPVDQLDQSFNRKSVRQRIAIVAAGPIANFLLALVFFWVLAMLGSEQVRPVIGAVESGSIAAKAGLSAGQEIVAIDGEPTSGWAAVNLQLVRRLGESGSLQLLVREQGSTADSPRELALDHWLKGADEPDPIRSLGIRPWRPALPPVLAELDPKGPAQAAGLKTGDRLLTLDGQALNDWQQVVDTVRTRPDTKIMLRVERDGAQIDVPVTLAARGESKSPSGYLGAGVKAIDWPPEMIREVSYGPLAAIGEGARRTWTMSILTLDSLKKMLFGELSVKNLSGPITIAKVAGASAQSGVADFLNFLAYLSISLGVLNLLPIPVLDGGHLLFYLIEWARGRPLSDRVQGWGIQIGISLVVGVMLLALVNDLGRL, from the coding sequence ATGAGCGCGCTCTATATGATTGCCGGCACCCTGATCGCTTTGGGTGTGCTGGTCACCTTTCACGAATTCGGCCATTTCTGGGTCGCGCGTCGCTGCGGCGTCAAGGTTCTGCGCTTTTCCGTAGGCTTCGGTATGCCGTTGCTGCGTTGGCACGACAAGCAAGGCACCGAGTTCGTCGTCGCTGCCATCCCGTTGGGTGGTTACGTGAAGATGCTCGATGAGCGCGAAGGTGAAGTGCCGGTCGATCAACTCGACCAGTCGTTCAACCGCAAGTCGGTTCGCCAGCGTATCGCCATTGTCGCCGCCGGCCCAATTGCCAACTTCCTTTTGGCCTTGGTGTTCTTCTGGGTGCTGGCCATGCTCGGAAGCGAGCAGGTGCGTCCGGTGATCGGGGCGGTCGAGTCCGGTAGCATTGCGGCCAAGGCTGGTTTGAGCGCAGGTCAGGAAATTGTTGCGATTGATGGCGAGCCGACCTCTGGCTGGGCTGCTGTCAATCTGCAACTGGTTCGTCGACTCGGTGAGAGCGGCTCGTTGCAGTTGCTGGTCCGTGAGCAGGGTTCTACTGCAGATTCGCCGCGCGAACTGGCGCTGGATCACTGGCTCAAGGGTGCTGATGAGCCGGATCCGATCCGTTCTCTGGGTATTCGTCCATGGCGTCCGGCCTTGCCGCCGGTGCTTGCCGAGCTTGATCCGAAGGGCCCGGCTCAGGCGGCTGGCCTGAAAACCGGTGATCGTCTGCTGACGCTTGATGGCCAGGCACTCAATGACTGGCAGCAAGTGGTGGATACCGTTCGTACGCGTCCTGATACCAAAATCATGCTGCGCGTCGAGCGTGATGGTGCTCAAATCGACGTCCCGGTGACCTTGGCCGCTCGCGGTGAAAGCAAGTCGCCAAGCGGTTACCTGGGTGCCGGCGTGAAAGCCATCGACTGGCCGCCGGAGATGATTCGCGAGGTCAGTTACGGGCCGTTGGCCGCAATTGGCGAGGGTGCCCGTCGCACTTGGACCATGAGCATTCTGACGCTCGATTCGCTAAAGAAAATGCTCTTCGGCGAGCTCTCGGTAAAAAACTTGAGTGGACCGATAACCATTGCTAAAGTGGCGGGCGCTTCTGCCCAGTCGGGCGTCGCTGATTTCCTGAATTTCCTTGCTTATCTGAGTATTAGCCTGGGGGTTCTGAATTTGCTGCCCATTCCTGTACTGGATGGGGGGCATCTGTTGTTTTATCTGATCGAGTGGGCGCGTGGTCGTCCCTTGTCGGATCGGGTGCAAGGTTGGGGGATACAGATCGGTATCAGTTTGGTGGTCGGGGTGATGTTGCTTGCTCTGGTCAACGATCTGGGTCGACTGTAA
- the lpxD gene encoding UDP-3-O-(3-hydroxymyristoyl)glucosamine N-acyltransferase, which yields MTVTIKLGQLAEFLGATLRGDPEKQITGLATLQEAGPAQLSFLANPQYRKYLAGSQAAALLLKDADAEGFSGNALVVPDPYLAYARLSHLFDPKPKATAGIHPTAVIAADAVVDPTASVGPFVVIEAGARIGAQVTLGAHCVIGARSEIGEGGWLAPRVTLYHDVRIGKRVVIQSGAVLGGEGFGFANEKGIWQKIAQIGGVTIGDDVEIGVNTAIDRGALADTVIGNGVKLDNQIQIAHNVQVGDHTAMAACVGISGSTKIGKHCMLAGGVGLVGHIDICDNVFLTGMTMVTHSITEPGAYSSGTAMQPAAEWRKSAARIRQLDDIARRLKQLEKRVGEVTPDGNASSDG from the coding sequence ATGACCGTGACTATCAAGCTCGGCCAGTTGGCCGAGTTCCTCGGCGCCACCCTGCGTGGCGACCCGGAGAAGCAAATTACTGGGCTAGCCACTTTGCAAGAGGCTGGCCCAGCTCAGTTGAGCTTTCTGGCAAATCCTCAATATCGTAAATACCTGGCGGGTTCGCAGGCAGCAGCATTGCTGCTCAAGGACGCGGATGCCGAAGGTTTTTCCGGTAATGCGCTGGTCGTGCCGGACCCTTATCTGGCTTACGCACGTCTCTCTCACTTGTTCGATCCCAAGCCAAAAGCCACAGCGGGTATCCATCCCACAGCGGTGATTGCTGCAGACGCGGTGGTTGATCCGACCGCCAGTGTCGGGCCTTTCGTGGTGATCGAGGCCGGTGCGCGGATTGGTGCGCAAGTGACCTTGGGTGCCCATTGCGTGATCGGTGCGCGCAGCGAAATCGGTGAGGGCGGCTGGCTCGCTCCACGGGTGACGCTGTATCACGATGTGCGCATCGGCAAGCGGGTGGTGATCCAGTCCGGTGCGGTGCTCGGTGGTGAAGGCTTCGGTTTCGCCAATGAGAAAGGTATCTGGCAGAAAATCGCCCAGATCGGTGGCGTGACCATCGGCGACGATGTCGAAATCGGCGTTAATACCGCGATCGACCGCGGCGCCCTGGCCGATACCGTGATCGGCAATGGCGTGAAGCTCGACAACCAGATTCAGATTGCCCACAACGTCCAGGTCGGTGATCACACCGCGATGGCGGCGTGCGTGGGGATCTCCGGCAGCACCAAAATCGGCAAGCACTGCATGCTCGCCGGCGGTGTCGGTCTGGTCGGTCACATTGATATTTGCGACAACGTTTTCCTGACCGGGATGACCATGGTGACCCACTCGATTACCGAGCCGGGCGCTTATTCTTCCGGCACAGCCATGCAACCAGCGGCCGAATGGCGCAAAAGCGCGGCACGCATCCGTCAGCTCGATGACATCGCGCGACGTTTGAAACAGCTGGAAAAGCGCGTAGGGGAAGTGACCCCTGACGGCAATGCTTCATCAGATGGCTGA
- a CDS encoding OmpH family outer membrane protein: MRKLTQLVLLASLMVAGPAFADMKIAVLNYQMALLESDAAKKYAVDAEKKFGPQLTKLKTLESSAKGIQDRLMAGGDKMQQGERERLELEFKQKARDFQFQSKELNEAKAVADREMLKQLKPKLDSAVEEVIKKGGFDLVFERGAVIDVKPQYDITRQVIERMNQLK; encoded by the coding sequence GTGCGTAAGTTGACTCAATTGGTTCTCCTGGCCTCCTTGATGGTGGCAGGTCCGGCATTTGCCGACATGAAAATTGCCGTTCTGAACTATCAGATGGCCCTGCTCGAATCCGATGCGGCGAAGAAGTACGCCGTGGATGCCGAGAAAAAGTTCGGTCCTCAACTGACCAAACTGAAGACTCTGGAAAGCAGTGCCAAGGGTATCCAGGATCGTCTGATGGCTGGTGGCGACAAGATGCAGCAAGGCGAGCGTGAGCGTCTGGAGCTGGAATTCAAGCAAAAGGCCCGTGACTTCCAGTTTCAGTCCAAGGAGCTGAACGAAGCCAAAGCCGTTGCCGACCGCGAAATGCTCAAGCAACTGAAGCCGAAACTGGATAGCGCAGTGGAAGAAGTCATCAAAAAAGGTGGTTTTGACCTGGTGTTCGAGCGTGGCGCAGTGATTGATGTCAAACCTCAGTACGACATCACGCGCCAGGTTATCGAGCGCATGAATCAGCTGAAGTAA